Proteins encoded within one genomic window of Herpetosiphonaceae bacterium:
- a CDS encoding phytoene desaturase, whose translation MRIIVIGSGFGGLAAAVRLQRRGHDVLVLEKRDRPGGRAYVYRQNGFTFDGGPTVITAPWLIDELFQEAGRRTEDYVRMVPIDPFYRIFFHDGTHFDYTGDTQRMIEQIRRFNPDDVPGYQEFVRRTETIFDVGFTRLGDQPFLKPWDMIKIIPDMIKLESYRTVYGFVGQFVKDERVRQVLSFHPLLVGGNPFQTTSIYTLIHFLERKWGVHFALGGTGAIIDGLVRLFAELGGELRLDTEVQQIVVENGKATGVQLPDGTIEKADVVVCNGEVAFAYNKLLPVRARPTWSDHRLARTRYSMSLVVIYFGTDRQYRGTDGPELKHHDIILGKRYKPLLDDIFTKKVLAEDFSLYLHMPTLTDPSLAPPGCDAFYVLSPVPHLGSGTDWRAAAKPYRDKIMRFLEERYLPGLSRHLVAEHMITPQHFHDTLNSYLGSAFSVEPILRQSAYFRPHNQSEDIPNLYFVGAGTHPGAGLPGVLSTARIAEKLICGDYAPPNEPVAQAVASGAAAR comes from the coding sequence GCGGCTGCCGTCCGGCTGCAACGGCGTGGTCACGATGTGCTGGTGCTTGAGAAGCGGGACAGGCCCGGCGGTCGCGCCTATGTCTATCGGCAGAACGGCTTTACATTCGACGGCGGCCCGACGGTGATCACCGCGCCGTGGCTGATCGATGAACTCTTCCAGGAGGCCGGTCGTCGCACTGAAGATTACGTACGGATGGTGCCGATCGATCCCTTTTACCGGATCTTTTTTCACGACGGCACGCACTTCGACTACACGGGCGATACGCAGCGGATGATCGAGCAGATCCGGCGCTTCAATCCCGACGATGTGCCGGGCTACCAGGAGTTTGTGCGCCGCACCGAGACGATCTTCGACGTGGGCTTTACCCGCCTCGGCGATCAGCCGTTCCTCAAGCCCTGGGATATGATCAAGATCATTCCCGATATGATCAAGCTGGAGTCGTATCGCACGGTGTACGGCTTTGTCGGTCAGTTCGTCAAGGATGAGCGCGTGCGGCAGGTGCTCTCGTTCCACCCGCTGCTGGTCGGCGGCAATCCGTTTCAGACCACCTCGATCTACACGCTGATCCATTTTCTGGAGCGCAAATGGGGCGTTCACTTCGCGCTGGGCGGCACTGGCGCGATCATTGATGGGCTGGTGCGGCTGTTCGCGGAGTTGGGCGGCGAGCTACGGCTCGACACCGAGGTGCAGCAGATCGTCGTCGAGAACGGCAAGGCGACCGGCGTGCAGCTACCGGACGGTACGATCGAAAAGGCCGATGTGGTGGTCTGCAACGGTGAGGTCGCGTTCGCCTACAACAAGCTCCTGCCGGTCAGGGCACGGCCTACGTGGAGCGATCACCGGCTGGCGCGCACGCGCTACTCGATGTCGCTGGTGGTGATCTACTTCGGCACCGATCGGCAGTATCGCGGCACGGACGGCCCTGAGTTGAAGCACCACGATATTATTCTCGGCAAGCGCTACAAGCCGCTGCTGGACGATATTTTCACCAAGAAAGTGCTCGCCGAGGATTTTTCGCTCTATCTGCACATGCCGACGCTCACCGATCCGTCGCTGGCACCGCCCGGCTGCGATGCGTTCTATGTGCTGTCGCCGGTGCCGCATCTTGGGTCGGGCACGGACTGGCGCGCGGCGGCAAAGCCCTACCGCGATAAGATCATGCGCTTCCTTGAGGAGCGCTACCTGCCCGGCCTGAGCAGGCATCTCGTCGCCGAGCATATGATCACGCCGCAGCACTTCCACGATACGCTCAACTCGTACCTGGGCAGCGCCTTCTCGGTCGAGCCGATCCTGCGGCAATCGGCCTACTTCCGCCCGCACAACCAGAGCGAGGATATTCCCAATCTGTACTTCGTCGGCGCGGGCACGCATCCGGGTGCGGGGCTGCCGGGCGTGCTCTCGACGGCGCGCATCGCCGAGAAGCTGATCTGCGGCGACTACGCCCCGCCGAACGAGCCGGTCGCGCAGGCGGTGGCGTCGGGTGCGGCTGCGAGGTGA
- a CDS encoding Uma2 family endonuclease, whose protein sequence is MAFARRQFTVTEYQRMAETGILHEDDRVELLDGEIWKMSPIGSRHIACVNRLTAQVSRQVGQLVIVSVQNPIQLTDYSEPQPDLALLRMQPDFYAQALPTPSDVLLLIEVADTSLEYDRDVKLPRYAQAGIPEVWLVDLHEGTIRVYTQPTDAGYRVIQHLRSGETAVATAVDGLAIVVNDIVG, encoded by the coding sequence ATGGCATTCGCACGACGGCAGTTTACCGTCACCGAATATCAACGCATGGCGGAAACCGGCATATTGCACGAGGACGACCGTGTTGAGCTTCTTGATGGAGAGATCTGGAAGATGAGTCCGATTGGCAGCCGACACATCGCGTGCGTAAATCGGCTCACGGCGCAGGTCAGTCGTCAGGTCGGGCAGCTCGTGATCGTGAGCGTCCAGAATCCGATCCAACTAACGGATTATTCCGAGCCACAGCCCGATCTTGCCCTTTTACGCATGCAGCCAGATTTTTATGCGCAGGCATTACCAACACCATCCGATGTTCTGCTGCTGATCGAAGTTGCGGATACATCGCTTGAGTATGATCGCGATGTGAAGCTGCCACGCTACGCACAGGCTGGCATTCCAGAGGTCTGGCTCGTCGATCTCCACGAGGGCACGATCCGGGTGTACACGCAGCCGACTGATGCAGGCTACCGCGTTATCCAACACCTCCGATCTGGCGAAACAGCCGTTGCGACAGCGGTCGACGGGCTTGCGATCGTGGTGAATGATATTGTTGGATGA